The Ruania alba genome has a window encoding:
- a CDS encoding carbohydrate ABC transporter permease, producing MSAPARTRSAAAPTAAGGSVAQGPAWKRRAVIWVFLAPTIVGIGVFTLLPIVASIGLAFFRWDIISPPEFAGLQNFADIAADPTVSRSFLNTLAFVVVAVSLQIAVSLALAVLVSQRLPGWLRTFFRSVFFFPLILSAASVSVVMRYLFNEEFGVVNWLLSLLGIPGVPWLSSSASAAVVVLVYVWQQFGFTFLLFVGGLAAIPEDVYEASSLDGATGWRQLRTITLPLLSPTMLVACVMSVIAALQVFDQPWVLTRGGPGDTTRTAVMVIYESAFRQLEFGRASAVGVVLMALIMAVTALQFRLSRRYVHYQ from the coding sequence ATGAGCGCACCCGCACGAACCCGCTCGGCGGCGGCACCGACGGCCGCGGGTGGCTCTGTCGCGCAGGGTCCGGCGTGGAAGCGCCGCGCCGTCATCTGGGTATTCCTCGCCCCGACGATCGTCGGCATCGGCGTGTTCACGCTGCTGCCGATCGTGGCGTCGATCGGTCTGGCGTTCTTCCGCTGGGACATCATCAGCCCGCCCGAGTTCGCCGGCCTGCAGAACTTCGCCGACATCGCCGCAGACCCGACGGTGAGCCGCTCGTTCCTGAACACGCTCGCGTTCGTGGTGGTGGCCGTCTCCCTGCAGATCGCCGTCTCCCTGGCCCTGGCAGTCCTCGTCTCGCAACGGTTGCCGGGGTGGTTGCGCACGTTCTTCCGCTCGGTCTTCTTCTTCCCGCTGATCCTGTCCGCGGCAAGCGTGTCGGTGGTGATGCGGTACCTGTTCAACGAGGAGTTCGGGGTGGTCAACTGGCTGCTCTCCCTCCTCGGGATCCCGGGTGTGCCGTGGTTGTCCAGCAGCGCCTCGGCCGCAGTGGTCGTGCTGGTCTACGTCTGGCAGCAGTTCGGGTTCACCTTCCTGCTCTTCGTCGGTGGCCTCGCGGCCATCCCCGAGGACGTCTACGAGGCGAGCTCACTGGACGGGGCAACCGGGTGGCGCCAACTGCGCACGATCACCCTGCCGCTGCTCTCCCCCACGATGCTGGTGGCCTGCGTGATGAGCGTGATCGCCGCGCTGCAGGTGTTCGACCAGCCGTGGGTGCTCACCCGCGGTGGCCCGGGTGACACCACCCGGACCGCGGTGATGGTGATCTACGAGTCCGCCTTCCGGCAGCTCGAGTTCGGCCGCGCCAGCGCGGTCGGCGTGGTGCTGATGGCACTCATCATGGCCGTGACGGCACTGCAGTTCCGGCTCTCCCGACGCTACGTCCACTACCAGTGA
- a CDS encoding glycoside hydrolase family 32 protein, with amino-acid sequence MTVTTTLAPFPHLHVRPPQGWVNDPNGIGFFDDRWHVFYQYNPDAPVHADICWGLATSPDLVTWTDEPVALRPRAGTIDAAGVWSGVATVADGEPVLVYTAVPDDPANAGMALARREDGTWRAAESFAAPPPADPDLREVRDPFLVTVADRRYAIVGGGRTDGTPLVLVYDATDLEHWTLLGELLTGTNRIASELALAQIWECPQLVRLPGTGTWALIVSLWHDEPGVPQLDGVTVLLGDLDTTGPHPQFVPNGGHRLDSGPDFYAPQALAHEGRVLLWGWTWEGRDRPQAEIDAAGWAGCLTFPRELTAEGTQVRSAPAAELTALRRRPLPQDAELTIEVPAWEIETRGAVHLTLTGAAGDREIWSAPADADHVRVLVDGSVIEAFVDGVATTLRAYPQAGECWQIEASSAVTGWELGPPTP; translated from the coding sequence GTGACCGTCACCACCACGCTCGCCCCGTTCCCGCACCTGCACGTGCGTCCACCGCAGGGCTGGGTGAACGACCCGAACGGCATCGGGTTCTTCGACGACCGGTGGCACGTGTTCTACCAGTACAACCCGGACGCACCGGTCCACGCCGACATCTGCTGGGGCCTGGCCACCTCGCCGGACCTGGTCACGTGGACCGACGAACCGGTGGCGCTGCGCCCCCGCGCCGGGACCATCGACGCCGCCGGCGTGTGGAGCGGGGTCGCCACCGTCGCCGATGGCGAACCAGTGCTGGTGTACACGGCCGTTCCGGACGACCCGGCCAACGCCGGGATGGCCCTTGCGCGCCGCGAGGACGGCACCTGGCGGGCCGCGGAGAGTTTCGCCGCTCCCCCGCCCGCCGATCCCGACCTGCGGGAGGTGCGCGACCCGTTCCTGGTCACCGTCGCCGATCGCCGGTACGCGATCGTCGGCGGTGGGCGCACCGACGGCACGCCGCTGGTGCTCGTCTACGACGCCACCGACCTGGAGCACTGGACCCTTCTCGGGGAACTGCTCACCGGCACTAATCGGATCGCGAGCGAGCTCGCTTTGGCCCAGATCTGGGAGTGCCCACAGCTGGTGCGGCTCCCCGGGACCGGGACGTGGGCCCTGATCGTCTCGCTCTGGCACGACGAACCGGGCGTGCCGCAGCTGGACGGCGTCACGGTGCTGCTCGGCGACCTGGACACCACCGGGCCGCACCCGCAGTTCGTGCCGAACGGCGGGCACCGTCTCGATTCGGGTCCGGATTTCTACGCCCCGCAGGCCCTCGCTCACGAGGGGCGTGTGCTGCTGTGGGGCTGGACCTGGGAGGGCCGCGATCGCCCACAGGCCGAGATCGACGCGGCCGGCTGGGCGGGCTGCCTCACCTTCCCACGCGAGCTGACGGCGGAGGGCACCCAGGTGCGCAGCGCACCCGCCGCCGAGCTCACCGCGCTCCGCCGGCGGCCACTCCCCCAGGACGCCGAGCTCACCATCGAGGTGCCGGCCTGGGAGATCGAGACCCGCGGTGCGGTGCACCTCACCCTGACCGGTGCCGCCGGCGACCGGGAGATCTGGTCCGCGCCCGCGGACGCCGACCACGTGCGGGTGCTCGTGGACGGGTCGGTGATCGAGGCGTTCGTCGACGGCGTCGCCACCACCCTGCGTGCCTACCCCCAGGCCGGGGAATGCTGGCAGATCGAGGCGAGCTCCGCCGTCACCGGCTGGGAGCTGGGCCCACCGACTCCCTGA
- a CDS encoding NAD-dependent epimerase/dehydratase family protein, translated as MSSFHLVTGAGPVGATLALQLAEAGKQVRLLTRSGSGPDHPGIERRRVDVADRAAFAAAARGAQAIHHCIHGSRYDARTWRSELPRAERVVLDIAEEADAVVVFPESLYSYGPGDSVMTEEGYGRATGGKLGVRTELLAAREAHAAATVSVAASDFYGPRVRMAHAGERLVPTVLAGKTMRVVGSLDQPHSFTYVPDLTRAMIAAAADRTLWDSFLLAPTAPALTQRELITAVAEAAGVRVPRMAVVPVGVLRAGGLISREMRELAETGYMFDRPFVMDSTESERVLGLSATPVTVGLDRTVRWWRDVSAGWNDDGPRGGTTVPEAIASEPTP; from the coding sequence ATGTCCTCGTTCCACCTCGTCACCGGCGCCGGGCCTGTTGGCGCCACCCTCGCTCTGCAGCTCGCCGAGGCAGGGAAGCAGGTTCGGTTGCTCACCCGGTCCGGGAGCGGGCCCGATCATCCAGGGATCGAGCGACGCAGAGTAGACGTCGCCGACCGTGCTGCGTTCGCGGCAGCGGCCAGGGGCGCACAGGCGATCCACCACTGCATCCACGGCTCACGGTACGACGCGCGCACATGGCGCTCCGAGCTCCCGCGCGCCGAGCGGGTGGTGCTGGACATCGCGGAGGAGGCGGACGCCGTCGTGGTCTTTCCGGAGAGCCTGTATTCCTACGGCCCGGGAGATTCCGTGATGACCGAGGAAGGCTACGGACGTGCCACCGGTGGGAAGCTAGGCGTGCGTACGGAGCTGCTCGCCGCGCGAGAGGCACATGCGGCGGCGACGGTGAGTGTCGCGGCATCGGACTTCTACGGGCCACGCGTGCGGATGGCGCATGCGGGGGAGCGGTTGGTGCCGACGGTGCTGGCCGGAAAGACGATGCGGGTCGTCGGGAGCCTCGACCAGCCGCACTCGTTCACCTACGTGCCGGACCTCACGCGCGCGATGATCGCCGCCGCTGCTGATCGCACACTATGGGACTCGTTCCTGCTGGCTCCGACCGCTCCGGCGCTCACGCAGCGTGAACTGATCACCGCCGTGGCTGAGGCCGCGGGAGTGCGTGTGCCCCGGATGGCTGTCGTGCCGGTCGGGGTGCTGCGCGCGGGCGGGCTCATCTCGCGCGAGATGAGGGAGCTGGCCGAGACGGGGTACATGTTCGACCGTCCGTTCGTGATGGACTCCACCGAGAGTGAACGCGTGCTCGGACTGTCCGCGACCCCGGTCACGGTGGGGCTGGATCGGACGGTGCGGTGGTGGCGCGATGTGAGCGCCGGCTGGAATGACGATGGCCCCCGAGGCGGTACGACCGTCCCGGAGGCCATCGCGAGTGAGCCGACCCCCTGA
- a CDS encoding TetR/AcrR family transcriptional regulator — protein sequence MSPTPRERARAQTEQDILRIGREHLARHGAAGLSLRAVARDLGVVSSAVYRYVRSRDELLTALLVEGYTELADAVDEALATVEPLDYRTQFLTLGAAVRDWARDEPAMYALLYGTPVPGYHAPGEQTTGPGTRVLMTLATLVEDAHRAGRLDPPPATPSATPSRDYATMRAELGLTGDDDTFGRTFLAWSGLIGAITAELFGQYGTDTFTDPGALFTQQLTLLADTLGLPA from the coding sequence ATGAGCCCCACGCCACGCGAACGAGCCCGCGCCCAGACCGAGCAGGACATCCTGCGCATCGGCCGGGAACATCTGGCCCGTCACGGCGCCGCCGGCCTGTCGCTACGCGCCGTGGCGCGGGACCTGGGCGTGGTCTCCTCCGCGGTGTACCGATACGTGCGGAGCCGTGATGAGTTGCTCACCGCCCTCCTCGTGGAGGGGTACACCGAGCTGGCCGACGCCGTCGACGAGGCCCTGGCGACAGTGGAACCGCTGGACTACCGCACGCAGTTCCTTACCCTCGGCGCAGCGGTGCGCGACTGGGCGCGGGACGAGCCCGCGATGTACGCCCTGTTGTACGGGACCCCGGTCCCGGGCTATCACGCCCCGGGGGAACAGACCACGGGCCCCGGCACCCGGGTGCTCATGACCCTCGCCACTCTGGTCGAGGATGCACATCGAGCTGGCCGGCTCGACCCCCCGCCGGCCACCCCATCGGCCACCCCCTCCCGGGACTATGCGACCATGCGCGCCGAGCTTGGCCTGACCGGGGACGACGACACCTTCGGTCGCACCTTCCTCGCCTGGAGCGGCCTCATCGGCGCGATCACCGCCGAACTCTTCGGCCAGTACGGCACCGACACCTTCACCGACCCCGGCGCGCTGTTCACGCAACAGCTCACCCTGCTCGCCGACACGCTCGGCCTTCCCGCCTGA
- a CDS encoding extracellular solute-binding protein has translation MPPPLDAEITRRLALGGLGAAGLAGLGLAWPRLSGQDIPGRDDDVLTIAVLGTAQDAAARQGLVDAFARIHPDIEVRIMGIQGNDWGDFFSKILTMIAAGTPPDVVNVATEGTQLFASMMAEPLDEYVLRDADELEEYFDDVHPTLLEAFMYEGSLFQLPTDFNAANIYYNASALDRAGLDRPPADWTKDDFVDMLRAMRAASEPGFVPYFWTNRLFGGLVPWLYVNETSFLTESTAPGGQWFWDRFYPGEQRSGGYRWLESNAGAPRVAESVEFLRTLVADGLGTRPEEGGGGALVGLFASGRIGSTPAGGYWVQGLHEAGMGAEDFDVQFFPGWRSQRHQFGAAGYAIMSTSPRKDAAWEWVKFTASREAMELAYPQPTTTPTRRSMVNEARYAEKGPRHWEVFYDTLDRFPTTGPIPAPPQQAAVESALIKNISSAVSGTAGNVAPALAALDRDLTLALRRQP, from the coding sequence ATGCCACCACCACTCGATGCCGAGATCACTCGGCGCCTCGCACTCGGCGGGCTGGGCGCCGCCGGGCTGGCCGGACTCGGCCTTGCCTGGCCACGCCTCAGCGGCCAGGACATCCCCGGGCGCGACGACGACGTCCTCACCATCGCCGTCCTCGGCACGGCGCAGGACGCCGCCGCACGTCAAGGGCTCGTCGATGCCTTTGCTCGGATCCACCCGGACATCGAGGTCCGGATCATGGGGATCCAGGGCAACGACTGGGGCGACTTCTTCTCCAAGATCCTCACCATGATCGCCGCCGGCACCCCACCGGACGTGGTGAACGTGGCCACCGAGGGCACCCAACTGTTCGCCTCGATGATGGCCGAGCCGCTGGACGAGTACGTGCTGCGGGATGCCGACGAGCTCGAGGAGTACTTCGACGACGTGCACCCCACCCTCCTCGAGGCGTTCATGTACGAGGGGAGCCTGTTCCAGCTCCCCACGGACTTCAACGCCGCGAACATCTATTACAACGCCTCCGCCCTGGACCGCGCCGGGCTGGACCGGCCCCCGGCGGACTGGACCAAGGACGACTTCGTGGACATGCTCCGCGCGATGCGCGCTGCGAGCGAGCCCGGATTCGTCCCGTACTTCTGGACGAACCGGCTCTTCGGCGGTCTCGTGCCGTGGCTGTACGTGAACGAGACCAGCTTCCTCACCGAGTCCACCGCCCCTGGTGGCCAGTGGTTCTGGGACCGCTTCTACCCCGGTGAGCAGCGCAGCGGTGGCTACCGCTGGCTGGAGTCGAACGCCGGGGCACCGCGGGTCGCCGAGTCCGTGGAGTTCCTGCGGACCCTGGTGGCCGACGGGCTCGGCACCCGTCCGGAGGAAGGTGGCGGTGGCGCCCTCGTGGGCCTGTTCGCCTCAGGGCGGATCGGGAGTACCCCCGCCGGCGGGTACTGGGTGCAGGGCCTGCACGAGGCCGGGATGGGTGCCGAGGACTTCGACGTGCAGTTCTTCCCCGGCTGGCGCAGCCAGCGGCACCAGTTCGGAGCCGCCGGGTACGCCATCATGTCCACCTCGCCGCGCAAGGATGCCGCCTGGGAGTGGGTGAAGTTCACCGCCTCCCGCGAGGCCATGGAGCTCGCCTACCCGCAGCCCACCACCACGCCGACCCGTCGGTCGATGGTGAACGAGGCACGGTACGCCGAGAAGGGGCCGCGGCACTGGGAGGTCTTTTACGACACCCTCGACCGGTTCCCGACGACCGGCCCGATCCCCGCTCCTCCGCAGCAGGCCGCGGTGGAGTCCGCCCTCATCAAGAACATCTCCAGCGCGGTGAGCGGCACCGCAGGCAATGTGGCACCGGCCCTGGCCGCCCTGGATCGCGACCTGACGCTGGCCCTGAGGAGGCAGCCATGA
- a CDS encoding carbohydrate ABC transporter permease — protein MTTTTVPAPPRTRTARPRRTIPAPSSVARLAFLVVAAALTLGPVIWTISTSLRSPAESFTLPPQLIPTDPDVTPYVEVFSQINMGLLTLNSALVTGIIAAGQMLTAALAGYAFARLEFRGRQLWFALVLATMMVPPQVTIVPVFMLVRGMGLSDTLLALIIPALPTAFGTFLMRQYFLGLPVELGEAASIDGAGPLRTFSSIYAPLALPGMAIVGILAFNFHWNEFFRPLIFSISEQNFTLPLGLVSLQGNLGTGSISVVLAGVVLSMIPALVVFLVGQRPLRAGLTAGVSK, from the coding sequence ATGACGACCACTACCGTTCCCGCCCCGCCGCGGACCCGCACGGCGCGGCCCCGGCGGACCATTCCCGCACCGTCCTCGGTGGCCCGGCTGGCGTTCCTCGTCGTGGCCGCGGCACTCACCCTCGGTCCGGTGATCTGGACGATCTCGACGTCGCTCCGTTCCCCGGCCGAATCGTTCACGCTGCCCCCACAGCTGATCCCCACCGATCCGGACGTCACGCCCTACGTCGAGGTCTTCAGCCAGATCAACATGGGCCTGCTCACCCTCAACTCGGCTCTCGTCACGGGCATCATCGCGGCCGGGCAGATGCTGACGGCGGCCCTGGCCGGCTATGCCTTCGCCCGGTTGGAGTTCCGTGGCCGGCAGCTGTGGTTCGCCCTCGTGCTGGCCACCATGATGGTGCCGCCACAGGTGACCATCGTGCCGGTCTTCATGCTGGTGCGCGGGATGGGGCTGTCGGACACGCTGCTCGCGCTGATTATCCCGGCCCTCCCGACGGCGTTCGGCACCTTCCTGATGCGGCAGTACTTCCTGGGACTGCCGGTCGAACTCGGTGAGGCCGCCTCGATCGACGGCGCGGGACCGCTGCGCACCTTCAGCAGCATCTATGCGCCGCTCGCCCTCCCCGGGATGGCCATCGTGGGCATCCTGGCCTTCAACTTCCACTGGAACGAGTTCTTCCGGCCCCTGATCTTCTCGATCAGCGAGCAGAACTTCACGCTGCCGCTCGGCTTGGTCTCGCTCCAGGGGAACCTCGGTACCGGCTCCATCTCCGTGGTGCTCGCCGGTGTCGTGCTCTCCATGATCCCCGCGCTGGTCGTGTTTCTGGTCGGTCAACGACCGTTGCGCGCCGGCCTCACCGCAGGAGTGTCCAAGTGA